ttaaccaaacatggtaatggaatcaccattccattccattccattacaagtttcattacattacaactttgattacattacattgcattacgtcaTACCAAAGGCACCCTAAAGATATTCTCAAGCTAAATTTGAAAGAGCCGTAAAATCTCTAAAATTCATGAGCTAAACTGTTTGGAATTGAGAATCTTTTAAGATGGATGAACCCTACAAACTCTAAAAGAGATAATTTTGTATTGATTGataaagagatgaatttatatcatcttctAACCTAAAgacaaaattacataaaaagctaatacataaataattaaagagagatgtttAAGGGGTAAAATGAGACAAAGGTAAAGGGATGACAAGTTTGTAAATAAGCTTGTGGaagaaaatataaataagtGATGACAAAGTTGTAATAAGGAGGAAAAAACGGGGGTGGCTGATTCGCATGACCCTTTTAAAAAGTCCACACAGTGTGTGGcctttattttgaaaataaagCTGGTGACATTTTAAAAACTCATTTTGGatccacacgacgtgtgggtTTTTCACAAGTCGTGGGGCTCTGTTTCCACATATTTTAGCCCTCTTTTCCCCTCAGTGTAGGGGTGTTCGTCGGTTCGGTCTGaaaatcgaaccgaaccgaaataactGAAAACCGAATAACACTTAAAATGAGAACCGAACCTAACCGAATAATATTAgtaaaccgaaccgaatcgaaTTCGGTTTTAACATATACTAactagttaaaataaaaaaaaataaattaatatttataattttataagttttaattaatttattttaatctaaaattttaaaaatagttatGCAAGTTGAGTAGCATACAACATAAAAGTTAGGCAAAGtttgaaagttaaaaattaaactttattaaaatgtAATTACAAAAAAAGATGTGAAATCAAAGTGATTCAAATTTTAAAGATATAAATAGTTGAATTCCAATCTTCTATGACCATAATTCGCATTACAACCATAATTTGCACTAATGTTATTGATTTGATCAatattagtgcagagtttaaaCAGTGTTAATGTATTTTTCTTAGTAGAATAATATTCATGTATTAGacttaacattgataaaaaaaaatataaatagttGCGTTCTTTAGATGGTCGGAGGAAAATGCAAAGTCTAGGTCATATAAAGTCTCTatctaaattataaatataattaatctctatttcggtcggttcggttaattcggttattttgttataaaaaccgaaccgaccgatattaccgatatttttaaatattttaaaccaaAACGAACCTAATAGaccgaaaaccgaaccgaaaaaaccgaaattcatcggttcggtcggttatttcggttcggttcggtttttgaacacccctaccTCAGTGTATTGCCCATTTGACTCAGCTTCTCCCACTACCCATTTCTACACATTTGATCGACTTGATGCCCATCAAAACACTTTGGGATAAGGTCCAAATTTGacctaacattttttttaagtgtAGATTTACCAATAATGTAttaaattgtgcaattttacccctaacattgtcaAACAAGTTCAGTTTTATCCTTGCACAACAAGAAATTTGAACTAGCTGATTTGCAGTTATTCGACTATCATATCGtacattccaaacaagtttgtcgataaaataACGCGTAAGCATTTTATGCAGTTTTTTATGATTAACTAATATTGTCATTTTGgcaggttatttgtaactttaTTAAtaatagaataaatattttagacataattaatgTTTGCAAGGTTtgatgtgataattaaataacgagttaaataacagtaaaaCTGTATGTTTAAATTTTCTGTTAGGTAAGAGTAAAATTCATCTTGCTTgataacgttaggggtaaaattgcaccgcGTCATGTGTTAAGGGTAAATATACGCTTCAACAAAAAGCATAAGGGGCAAATTTACACTTTATCCCTAAATAATTATTCaggaattttcattttgatagaATTTCACAgtataattaaattgaatttgatattttttataaattaagtaAAGAGATAAAGAATAAATTTGACCTAAGCATACGAAATAATACAAATTCAGTTGTAATGTTTCAAAGCAGGATCAATTTTAGTTATGTAATAGAAATTTTGAACGAATTGGTTTGACAGTTATTTGAATGTCATATCGGACCTTATAAATAAATTTGTCTATAAATTGAAAGAGTTTTGTGCATTTTTTACATGTTATTTACAACTATTGTATACTAGTAACAcaataaacattttagacaatttgataaaaaaaaattgtgataaaCTTATATGCTGTACACAGTATTTTAACAGATTTTTTTATAACTGTGTTAGTAatacattaaatatcttagacataattgatatttggaaggtctaatgtgacagttaaactatcatttttaaattttcgacAATGTAAAACTAAGTTTGATTTGTTTGAGAACtttcatataaatttatatcatttcatGTATTAGGATTAAATCTCAACTTTTCCGAAaatgttaaaatcaaatttagcTATAccctttaaaatatattttttttccaataatTTTCTTCATGGAGTTAAGCTAATATCAGGAAAATACAAATCTTAGTGAGAATTCAATTGCTCCTACTTAGTATCATTGTTCAAAGTCAATATTTGGGCCTATGCGCTCCAGTATATTTGCCcttgtgttttctcggaaaaacagatttgcccttaaatcaaataaacccacgaAACTATCCTtaaattttccataaacctgcaattataccatAATCTGACGGAACTGCTAAACGACGATGATATCAAACTTTCTTAtctccagaaaaacttcagaaaagaacaaccaatcacaaacagaaaaaaatatacacattcaatttcgattaaaagcaagttagaagaacagattggtcaaaattcattttcataaaagctcaatcaacctaataaaatggcgtataaacctcctaattaatccaaaagcaatagcaatagaaaacaataaggaaccaaatgaattttgagtGTCGTCATCCTatttttttggagacaagaaggtttgatgtcatcgccgtttagcagctccgtcagattagggtataattgcagatttatggaaaattcagggatagttttgtgggtttatttgatttaagggtaaatctgtttttccgcgaaaacacaggggcaaatatatgtattaaccCTACAAGAAAaacatttgtttttgttttgcatGATGGGTCGTTTAGTTTAAACGGAATCGAAATCAGTGATAGAATCAAAATAGAAATgaccatttttttcttttgtttggtttaatcgaaaacaaaatatatgattttcttAATGTTGTTTGGTTTTATAATAGTGGGAATCAAATCAATACCAAACTTATTAAATATAccttttaaataataataacaaaatttaAGAAAACTAATAAAATGATTTAGAAccaataataaatttaataaaatatatatattatactaattTAGGAATTATAAATAACCTGGATCTTAATTATTAATTACAGACCACAAATTTTCCATCTTTTTGTTATCAAATCATATTCCCTTATAATAATTTTAACCaatcattttatattttattgtttgaacaaaaaaaatgtaaaagaaaaaaaaaattgactccACCGAAAAATATATTAGATTATTtgctaaaaatacaaaatagtTAACAGAAACATTTTCATGTCCACCAAAGCACGGCAAGGAATCAGCCAATAAACCAGTTTAATTAGTTGAGGAAACTACATGCAATGCAATACCCCTTTTTTATGATCCTGTTAGCAACATTATTTATGCCTGAATTTTAGTATGCTTCTAGGAATCACTTAGCTTTCTTAAACAAGATGCTACATTGTTTTAAAAACCCAAAAACGACACCGTTATAAACCATGCAAACAAATGCCATTATGTACATTCTTTTCTGAATTTCCACCTTTTAGAGTATGCACAAGGCAAATGACATTGCATATTGCAGAGACTCTCTGCAAAAGCTTGTCCGCGGGCTGCGTGTTTTGGACAACTCCCTTTTACATATGCCATGATCTTGTATAATTAGTTTctttatatacagtaaaacatataacctctatataggaatacacttgggaccgggctatttgtataacaattgggaggttattactaaataaagtttggtaatagagttttttttatattaaaacaGAGTTTATTTCTATAAAGAGTATTcctatagaggttttactgtatcaCACACTAGTATTTTCCCAATTATAGTTACCCGTTTCGAAGGAGGTAGCAACCCTTATGCAACTATGGTGACATCTCTTGCTAGATATGTCAGCTGATTTATGATCACATGGAATTCTTCAGAGACTCTCCAACACCCTGGAAGAAAAAATATGATAGCGCAAAATCAGCAATGAAAATACCAACAAGAGATATAACCACAGCCGAAGTTGTTGATTCTCCAACCCCTTTGGCACCACCTGAAGTAGTAACTCCCCAAGAACAACTCACAATTGATATGATGGCACCGAAAACCTGTGACTTGATCATTGCGCTTATTAGATCCCACGGTTTAAGTACTCGCTGTGCTGACTCTAATATGATGTTAATGCTAATACCAAACACACCATCAGATAGTAAAGCACTGGATGCCAATCCAACTGTGAAGCACATCAATGTCAACAATGGTAAAGCAAGGCAAGAAGCAATCACTCTAGGAGTCACCAAATAATCAACTGGATTCGTACCGAGAACTCTCAATGTGTCTGTTTGTTCAGATACCTGCATTGTTCCTAACTCAGCTGCAAATGAACTCCCAATCCTTCCAGCAACAACAATAGATGTAACCACAGGACTCAATTCTCTAGAAAAGGCGAGTGCTAATACGCCACCAACAGACCGTTGTAATCCTAGTCTAGTGAATTCTCTCACAAACTGAATTGTAAAAGCCATGCCTACAAATGCAGCAGTTAAGAGACAGACTCCGACTGACTTTGGTCCAACTCTCTCTAGTTGTTGAAGAGTGTTTCTCCAATGGATTTTACCAGTTAATATCCTGATAATTACCTGCCCTGCCATGACAAAGACTGATAATCCCCTCCAAACATACCGAGGAGGTGACCATTTGCTTAACAATCTCTTTGCTTCAAAACTAGGCGCATGATTGGTACTTGTTTCTTCGTCTAACAAAGACACGGATTGGTTCCTATCATTTGTATTAGGAAGCACAAACAATTTGGTTCGTCGCTTAAGTAATACAGATACACGAGTTTGAGCTTCACCAACTAAGCTAATCTGACTTGAATGCAAGGTTGTCATGCTCATGTTCATGTCCCCATTTAGCTTGAGAGAGGTTTTTCTGCAATTTGTTCAACATTTAAAGCTCCAATTATACTTTGTTTTCTCTAATTCTGAAAAGAGGGGAAAGTAAAAGCTAAAAGTGCAAGTGACATAATTGTAAAAGATTAAAAATACATATACACCTACCTGCTTGAAATATACCaaattggatgaagatgagaaGCTGCCTGCATTGTTGATCGCCTTCAACTTTCTAGAACTAATCTGATTTGAGATGTTCGTAAAGAAAATGATGCAAAACAAACCAGAAGTAGAGTAAGTAACCCTGCTGCAGAAATTGAAAACAATTGAATCAACCTAAATTAGGTATTACCACAGAGGAGGCTGAATTGAAACTAGCGAATTCATTTAACAAAACGCTAAGTTCGTTTAGGTAAAAGCTTCAAATTCACATGATTGGTGCCTTTCAGTTATCAAGGCATTGTTTCACACGAAAAGATTTGctataaacaaacaaacaaacaaagaacaGATGACTAAAACAGAATCTTACAACTCTCAGCAAATTTATCCAACTATAACAAATGATGAAGTCTGAAGACGAACACCTTGTGGAAATCACAGGAGTTcaaaaaattaattctattCCTCAAAGAATTAATTCGATCAGATCAGAGTGTGGAAATCACAGGAGTGGAATAGAATTAATTCAACTATAACAATTGTTGAAGACTAACAAATGATGAAGACTATCTAAATTCCTTGAATTCAACAATTATATATGATTAAATGAAGTTTACGACCTCGTAACACATCAAATGTTTCAAAGATGAATAAAGTAGGATGAGATTCTACCTTTCCGGTTACGGTGGCGCGAGACGGTATAATCATCGGATGTCAGAGTATCTTCGGCAGTAGGAAAAGCATAAGGAGGGTACACTATTAAAATATACATTTATCTGTTATTCATTTTGTATTCTTGATATAATCAGTTCCTTATCTATAACCTAGAAGATAGGTTAGTTGTTACGATATACTTGTATTTATACTACATTACTCATCAATAACAATCATTGAGATTTTACattgttacatggtatcagagctaaaccTATCTTCTTCCCTCCCTTAATCCGATCtcccctttctctctcttctcaccGTCGCCCACAAACCCTAATTCCGCCGCCGCCCACCATTGCCGCCGCCCACCCTAGCTGCCGCAACCCTAAATCACCACCAAAATGACAAACACTTCCGCAACCTCAAATACAAACACAATCAACACCAAAAATTCCAACACAAATTCACCCACTGCCGAAACACATATCACCACTCATCTCGCCCTCACCGTTTCTAACATTTCCACCTTCATCAAAATCACCCTGGATATTGAAAAGGGTCACTACCCAACCTGGGCAGCCTTGTTCAAACTCCATGCTACGACTTTTCAGGTCCTAGACCACATCATTCCCACCTCAGATCCCGCTGATGATTCTCTTCAAAACACAAACCCTGCACTCTGGTCTCGAATTGACGTTGTAGTCCTCCAATGGATTTATAGCACAATTTCAATTGATCTGCTTCACACTGTTATTGAAGCCGATTCCTCCGCAGACACAGCCTGGAACCGTCTACAGGACATATTCTCAGACAATAAGCACTCCCGTGCTCTCTTCCTCCAACAAGAATTCTCCAAAACCAAACTGGACAATTTTTCTGATATCTCATCTTACTGTCAGCACCTCAAATCCCTTTCTGATCAACTATCCAACGTCGATTGCCCTGTTACTAATGATCAGCTTGTTCTTCAGCTCATCTCGGGTCTAACCGATGCCTATGATACAATTGGAACTCAGATTCGCCATGGGGACCCTCTTCCTCCCTTTCAGAGAGCCCGGTCCATGTTAATTCTCGAAGAAACAGCCAAGTCCCGCAAAAATTCACCGTCAACAGAACCAATTGCCCTGGCCGCCTCTTCCGTCGACTCTGTCGTCGCACCATTGCATCACCATACAACCAGGCCTGCGCATCACCGCGCACCCTCGTCGTACCGTGGCGGCAGACACGGCGGACGCCATTACCGGGGCAGAGGTGGTCGCCAACAGTATCGCCCGTCGCCGCCGCCCCACTACCGTCCCGCTGTTCCTCCACCATGGGCATATACTTACCCATGGGCTCCACAACAGCAATGGACGACTCCTCCATGTCCCTATCCTACATCCGGTAGGCCACCATCTCAATCCGGAATTCTTGGACCTCGCCCTCAAATGCCGCAAGCACACCTCCACATGGAATCACAGTCATACATGCCCACTGATATTGCAGAAGCTATGCACACTATGACGATAGCACCACCATCTGATCAATGGCACATGGACACAGGAGCGACAGCTCACATGACAGCCAACAAAGGTACACTcacttcttattttaattcgagCCTCAATGAGAATATAATTGTTGATAATGGTCATTGTATGCCTGTTTGTGGATCTGGTAATGCATATCTCGCTACTAAAAATCACCCATTAAAATTAACCAACGTTTTGCATGCCCCTCACCTTATCAAAAATCTGATTTCTGTCCGTCAATTTACTAAAGATAACCAAGTCTCTGTGGAATTTGATCCTTTGggtttttctgtgaaggatttacagACGGGCACTATTATCATGAGATGTAAAAGTACCGGCGATCTGTACCCCGTCACCTCCACCTCTCACACCTCACCATTGTCTCCTTCTGTCTTCACTGCTTTGTCTTCTGATGTTTGGCACAGTCGTCTAGGACATCCAGGGCCTCCTATTTTGAATGCTTTATTGAATAAAAAGTTGATTTCTTGTAATAAAGTTAGGGATATTTCTGTTTGTTCTTCATGTATTAAtggaaaacaagtaaaattACCTTTTCAGTCCTCTAATAATTTTGCTTGTATGCCATTCGATTTAATTCACAGTGATATTTGGACCTCACCAATTCTAAGTTCAGGAGGTCATCGTTATTATGTGCTATTTCTAGATTCTTACACAAACTTTTTGTGGACATTTCCGTTAGCCCGTAAATCACAAGTATATTCCGTGTTTCTAACTTTTCGTTCATTCATTCGCACCCAATTTGAACGGGATATTAAAGTTTTTCAGTGCGACAATGGTGGTGAATTCAATAATAATTCCTTCCACCAATTTTGTCAAACTCACGGAATGCAATTTCGGTTCTCATGTCCCTACACTTcccctcaaaatggaaaatcagAACGCACAATTCGCACCATAAACAATCTAATTCGAACAGTCCTGCATCATGCATCTATTCCCTCCAAACTTTGGCACCATGCCCTTGCATTAGCCACAtatctccttaatatatatcCTCACAAAATATTAGGATACCAATCCCCCACAACCATTCTATATCAACGGGAACCGAGTTATTCTCATTTACGTGTATTCGGGTGTCTTTGCTTTCCCCTCATTCCATCCCAAACACGACACAAACTTGAGTCTCGTTCCTATCCATGTGTGTTCTTAGGTTACCCGGAAAATCATAGAGGATACAAGTGTCTAGATACGTCTCGAAATAAAATAATCATATCCCGCCATGTCGTATTTGACGAATCATCATTTCCGTTTGCCACTGCGCATGTAAATTGCGCACCTTCAACCCCAAATCCGACAGCGGCAGACACTGATCTGCTCCCTGCTGTCCATTTTCGACATTTATCTCCCAACCTCATCCCCCTCGTATCTCCCTCGTCCCTGTCCGTCCCCTCCCCGTCACCAAATGCGTCAAGTAGTCCCACTCCATCCGTAGCGTCTTCTGTCTCGTCGCACCAAACCAGCCCGTCCGTGTCTTCGTCGGTTCCGTACTGTCCTCCCAGCCCCTCCATTTTGTCTCCTGTCCCGTCGCGTCACATTACACAGTCCATCTCCTCTCCTGTTCGAACAGCGGTAACACCCTCTTCACTGTCAGTCCCTGTTTCTGCATCCTCACCGTCCCCGTCGTCCGTTGCTGTcccattttcttcttctccttctgaACCGCCCGGTTCGACGGCCTCCTTCCTTGCAATCTCCTCATACCTCTCAATCTCCCCCTTCGACACACACAACCTCTGATGTCGAATCATCCATCGCACCACTCACTACATTACCCAATCCTAATACTCATAACATGACCACACGAGCCCAACATGGCATTCACAAACCTCGTCGCATGCTCAATCTCTCAACCCTCACACAGCCTGCCATATCTCCTATCCCAAAATCACCTTCCCTTGCATTAAGTGATCCAAATTGGGTacaagccatgactgatgaATTTGAGGCTCTAATTCAAAATAAGATGTGGGTACTCGTACCCCGTCCAAATTGTGCTAAtgttattcgtagttggtggattttcaggcacaagACAAAATCAGACGGATCTTTTGAAAGGTATAAAGCAAGATTGGTTGGTAACGGGTCCGGACAGCTGGCTGGGGTTGATTGTGGTGAAACGTTTAGCCCTGTGGTTAAACCGGCCACCATTCATGCTGTCTTGAGCATCGCTTTGTCCAAAAATTGGAAAATTCGACAATTGGATGTCAAAAATGCCTTATTGCATGGGGATCTCCATGAAACAGTTTACATGCACCAACCACTAGGGTTCAGAGATTCCAGATATCCTGATCATGTCTGTCTGCTCCAGAAATCGCTATATGGCCTCAAGCAGGCACCTCGGGCCTGGTATCAGCGATTCGCCAATTTTGTTATCAAGATGAATTTTTCGAACAGTATCTCTGACAACTCATTATTTGTCTACAGACACGGTTCTGACACAGCCTACCTCCTTctgtatgttgatgacattgtgCTAGTAACATCTTCTGACAAGCTTCAGGCTTCTATACTGTCTCAATTGAATTCcgaatttgcaatgaaagacttgggacCTTTGCACTATTTTTTGGGCATCTCCGTAACTCACTCCCCTGGCTTTATATTCTTATCTCAGCGGAAGTATGCCTCCGAAATTAGTGCAAAAGCCAGACTCGACAAATGTAACTCGGCTGCCACTCCGGTTGACACCAAGCAAAAACTCAGAAGATTGGCTGGTGCTCTTCAATATCTTACCCTTACCAGACCTGACATATCATATGCAGTACAACAAATCTGCCTGTTCA
The sequence above is drawn from the Euphorbia lathyris chromosome 6, ddEupLath1.1, whole genome shotgun sequence genome and encodes:
- the LOC136232050 gene encoding protein TRIGALACTOSYLDIACYLGLYCEROL 1, chloroplastic-like isoform X1 is translated as MQAASHLHPIWYISSRKTSLKLNGDMNMSMTTLHSSQISLVGEAQTRVSVLLKRRTKLFVLPNTNDRNQSVSLLDEETSTNHAPSFEAKRLLSKWSPPRYVWRGLSVFVMAGQVIIRILTGKIHWRNTLQQLERVGPKSVGVCLLTAAFVGMAFTIQFVREFTRLGLQRSVGGVLALAFSRELSPVVTSIVVAGRIGSSFAAELGTMQVSEQTDTLRVLGTNPVDYLVTPRVIASCLALPLLTLMCFTVGLASSALLSDGVFGISINIILESAQRVLKPWDLISAMIKSQVFGAIISIVSCSWGVTTSGGAKGVGESTTSAVVISLVGIFIADFALSYFFFQGVGESLKNSM
- the LOC136232050 gene encoding protein TRIGALACTOSYLDIACYLGLYCEROL 1, chloroplastic-like isoform X2 yields the protein MQAASHLHPIWYISSRKTSLKLNGDMNMSMTTLHSSQISLVGEAQTRVSVLLKRRTKLFVLPNTNDRNQSVSLLDEETSTNHAPSFEAKRLLSKWSPPRYVWRGLSVFVMAGQVIIRILTGKIHWRNTLQQLERVGPKSVGVCLLTAAFVGMAFTIQFVREFTRLGLQRSVGGVLALAFSRELSPVVTSIVVAGRIGSSFAAELGTMQVSEQTDTLRVLGTNPVDYLVTPRVIASCLALPLLTLMCFTVGLASSALLSDGVFGISINIILESAQRVLKPWDLISAMIKSQVFGAIISIGVGESLKNSM